caccagctgaagaggagactaaagacagaaactccccaaaacaagctacagctggaattggctgcattaaaggctggagaaaagcatttcaaagcataagaccaagagtctggtgatgtctatgggttgcagactcactgctctgattacatgcaagggatctgcaactaaatattagtttttaatcttttacatctgccttaaattcaactgttccaatacttatgttcacatcaaatagtgggatgaactctaaaagtactgtcctttttatttggtaaaacatgtatgtgtctaAAGAcctaataaaatgtgacattctgtagttttgtcacatattcatctttgcaaatgtcttgactccactcTAAAAATCACCAGAACAAGCTGATTCAAGCACATTGAGTAAAATGAAGAAAAGTAATGGTGAGGTGAAAAGATCCTGCAGCATTTGAGACACTTGATCTGTTGAATCACATTCCACACAAGTGAAAGTACTTTTGTATGTCAATAATGGTTATGTACAAACCCTGAAGTAGATGATGGTGGCAGCCAGCAGCACACCTAAACTCTGCAGTAAATCTCCCAGCACGTGAATGAAAGCGGCCCTCACGCTGGTGTTACTGTGCTCTTCTGTGAGGCCGTGACTGTGAGAGTGACGGACCGGAGACTGATGGAGAATGAATGCCAAACTGATggaaacacacatgaaaacactGTACAAGAAGATGCCATTTCCCAACAAACACTACTAAGGAAAGCAAATAGCATCGCTCACAAGATGTTGAGCACTACAGCGCATGCAGCTGTGATCATCATGATATCACTGTGTATCTCATAATCATCACTGATGAGCCTCTGAACAGCAAAGAGAACAAGAACCACCGTCACCGTCCAGATGGACAGAACAGACAGGAGAGCCCCTAAAACCTCTGGACGAAACAAATGACAGAGACACTGTGGAACAGTTGGAATAGTTATGTggcaaaagtttggaatcattaaggtttttagtgtttttgagagaagtggCTGCAAGTATTCTATAACAGCGATTTTATGAAAGATTACTacaatttttatgttaataaaaaaatttgagtagccattacttcagtgtcacatgatccttcagaaatcattctaatttgctgatatgctgctcatgaatgttgaaaacagttgtgctgcttcatatttgtagAAACTGTAATATAGAATTaagaaaaaacatacttttattgagcaaggttgcatttaattgatcacaagtgacagtacagacatttataatgttaaaaaaaatgtatttcagataaatgttgttcttgAGAACTTtatattcagcaaaaaaaaaaaaatgtagcacggtttacacaaaataataataataaaagtttcttgagctgcaaatcagcatattagaatgatttctgaaggatcatgtgacactgaagactggtgtaatgatgctgaaaatacagctgcgcatcacaggaataaattacatttgaataaacatacaaatgaaaaacagttattttaaattgtaataatatttcacaatattactgtttttactgtatttataatcagataaatgcagccgtggtgaGCATTTCTTTGCacgtgcatataaataaatatacacacctGATCGATGCCATCCAAAGGTCAGGCGCTTGGACGGTGGCTTAGAGGAAATCCACAATGAGAAGAGACTGATCGAAATGCTGCCAAAGTCAGTGAGAAGATGTGCAGCATCGGTCATTATAGAGAGACTGTGAGCAGCGTAACCACCTGCAAGAGCAGAACGTCAACACACAAGTCTTAAACGCATCTAAAAGTAACAGTAAGTTCATGCCCATCAGCAGGTTACACAGCAGATTAGGTCCTTTAAACAGAGCATGTCCTTTTATTCTCACCAATGACTTCTCCGATCATGAAGATCAAGCACACAGCACATGTGATGAGTAACCTCCTCCGGGCCTGTGTTTTGCCCTGCTGCTTCAAGCGTGTTTCTTTCAGGCTGTGACAATGAAACGCTCGAGTGTCATGTTTACACTCAAACTGAGTGCTGAGGCACTCATCCTCTGAATTATCCAGAAGACTAAAagaaacagaataaagaaatcTAGATCAAACCCTTCAAACAAGTCAGACTGATTAACTGAATTTGAGAGACTTACCCCAGAAGTTCAAGCGAGTCTATCAAGGTCTTGTCCTGCTTGTTCTCCAAATTCATCATGGAGACGATTAACAAAAAATCCTTTCAATAAATCCTGCTTGTATTTACAGGACAGAGCCAGTCAAAAATTTTAAACTCGTTTGTAGATAAACTTATATGAAATTTCAATTTTGCAGTTGGACTAAAGCCATATGCTGTTTCACATGCTGCTGCTATAACATGTCAGAAAAATGTGTTGGTGCAGTGAAACCATGTTTAGATTTCATCAAGGTCACATTGCAAAGCTAgcgataaagaaagaaaaaactggaGGGTTTGGAAAACAGATGCTCACATTTGCACGTGACATCACAGCTAACAGGGAAACTTCTCAGAGCAGGCAAGGTCATTTTTTAACAAACGTTCTTCAAGTAAAGTTCACAGAATGTTTGTTTAAAGTTATCTGGTCTCTAACAGTGCtatcaaaatgttagcacaaaaacactatttaaacattATCCATGGAACGTTTTTCTGAATCAGTTGGacattttctaatggtttttttttttacagtttttaaaggtTACTACTTGTTACAGATGATTTAGACAACTTTCAAAAGCAACATTTCCATAAAGTTAGcaaaataaaattgaacattCACATTaccaagacaaaaaaacattttgaacattctgAAATAACGTTTGCAAAACATTCTTAAAGCATATTTTGTTTCGCTTGCATATACAGCAATTTCACTGCTGTACAGATTCACATAAATAAACTCACATTAAAAGTTGGAGTCGATGCAGTTATTGACTATATTTATTCATCTCTCATTATTCCACATAGAAATCGTGCAGAAATCATATCATTTCAATTATAAACAAAACGTTTTTACACACAGAAACTCAGACAAAACCATCCCTGAGGCTGTGCAATATTAccacaataaacaaaacattcgCTTGCTTTATCACCAGTGAGACATGATTTCAGTGGTCCTTTAAACTCTGAACCCCTGCCTTAATGATCTTATTGCATAATGTTCATTATTTATACATTCGCTTGAATcttcaaaaaaatcaacataataCCAAATCAGGTTTTTTCAAGGTTTGCTTGCAACGGTAGCAAAATAAACCA
The sequence above is drawn from the Cyprinus carpio isolate SPL01 chromosome A17, ASM1834038v1, whole genome shotgun sequence genome and encodes:
- the LOC109068773 gene encoding zinc transporter 2; this translates as MMNLENKQDKTLIDSLELLGLLDNSEDECLSTQFECKHDTRAFHCHSLKETRLKQQGKTQARRRLLITCAVCLIFMIGEVIGGYAAHSLSIMTDAAHLLTDFGSISISLFSLWISSKPPSKRLTFGWHRSEVLGALLSVLSIWTVTVVLVLFAVQRLISDDYEIHSDIMMITAACAVVLNIFLAFILHQSPVRHSHSHGLTEEHSNTSVRAAFIHVLGDLLQSLGVLLAATIIYFRPEWKIADPICTFLFSLFVLGTTFTILKDIFKILMEGK